The candidate division TA06 bacterium genome has a window encoding:
- a CDS encoding DUF1926 domain-containing protein has product MPKLKFIFGVHNHQPVGNFDFVFEDAYQKAYKPFLDVVAGYPWFRFTLHNSGCLWEWLEQHHPEYLEQVNTMVRTGQVELLGGGFYEPIMPAIPDRDKQGQLKMMSEFLNNKFGKTPSGVWLAERVWEPGLASVLAGAGIKYTVLDDYHFKCSGKNDQDLDGHYITEDQGQPLAVFPISQQLRYLIPFHNVDEVIAHLKTLYQPDRETLAVLADDGEKFGVWPGTHELAYEKGWLKNFLDALEANKEWLELSTFSQALEALPARGRIYLPTASYAEMGEWALDPKAEAVYSELTQRLKGEGSYPRYSPFVKGGTWRDFLTKYPESNNIYRKMLSVSAKVSGQGPEVLRELYRGQCNCGYWHGVFGGLYLPHLREALYRHLIRAENLMGSNPETSAPSLEAREFDFDGDGQNEVELSNRHSRLYLSPAAGGSLVEWDAREKEINLFDTLARRPESYHRNIPKPGDQSASQGKSIHEMVVSKEEGLQNILFYDSFRRVGLVDHLLGPETDLESFYRNCHREQEPGLNGAWVHETNREAERATVELTKIINDLTVVKKIVFGTGPSFRIEYSWMNCGLKEMEIWPGIEFNFGLLSSGFGRHCRSASQILSTEALNVRAQDQDISQLSVIDGYRNLSVDFDLDQAWDLWRFPVETVSQSESGLERNYQCSCFLWNKRIKLLPDRPQTLIFTLEHKAI; this is encoded by the coding sequence ATGCCCAAACTAAAATTCATATTCGGGGTTCACAACCACCAGCCGGTGGGCAATTTCGACTTTGTGTTTGAGGATGCCTACCAGAAGGCCTACAAGCCTTTCCTGGATGTCGTGGCCGGCTATCCCTGGTTCAGGTTCACCCTGCACAACAGCGGCTGCCTGTGGGAGTGGCTGGAACAGCATCACCCGGAATACCTGGAACAGGTCAACACCATGGTCCGGACCGGGCAGGTCGAGCTTTTGGGTGGGGGATTTTACGAGCCCATCATGCCGGCCATCCCCGACCGCGACAAGCAGGGCCAGCTGAAGATGATGTCGGAGTTCCTGAATAACAAATTCGGCAAAACCCCGTCCGGGGTCTGGCTGGCCGAGCGGGTGTGGGAGCCGGGGCTGGCCTCGGTCCTGGCCGGCGCCGGGATAAAGTACACGGTGCTGGACGACTATCATTTCAAATGCTCCGGCAAGAACGACCAGGATCTTGACGGCCACTATATCACCGAGGACCAGGGCCAGCCGCTGGCCGTCTTTCCCATCAGCCAGCAGCTCCGCTATCTGATCCCCTTCCACAATGTGGACGAGGTCATCGCCCATCTTAAAACCCTGTACCAGCCGGATCGGGAGACTTTGGCCGTACTGGCCGACGACGGGGAAAAGTTCGGGGTCTGGCCTGGCACCCACGAACTGGCCTATGAAAAGGGCTGGCTGAAAAATTTCCTGGACGCGCTGGAAGCGAACAAGGAGTGGCTGGAACTCTCTACTTTCAGCCAGGCGCTGGAAGCGCTTCCGGCCAGGGGCCGGATCTACCTGCCCACCGCCTCCTACGCCGAGATGGGGGAATGGGCGCTGGATCCGAAAGCCGAGGCGGTCTATTCGGAGCTGACCCAAAGGCTGAAGGGCGAGGGCAGCTATCCCCGTTACAGCCCGTTCGTCAAGGGCGGCACCTGGCGGGATTTTTTGACTAAATACCCCGAATCCAACAACATCTACCGCAAGATGCTCTCGGTCTCGGCCAAGGTTTCTGGCCAGGGTCCCGAGGTCCTGCGGGAACTGTACCGGGGGCAGTGTAACTGCGGATACTGGCACGGAGTGTTCGGCGGCCTGTATCTGCCGCACCTGCGCGAGGCGCTGTACCGGCATCTGATCCGGGCCGAGAATCTGATGGGATCAAACCCTGAAACCTCTGCGCCCTCTCTGGAGGCCAGGGAATTCGATTTTGACGGCGACGGCCAAAACGAAGTGGAACTGTCCAACCGTCATAGCAGGCTTTACCTGTCCCCGGCCGCCGGCGGCAGTCTGGTGGAGTGGGATGCCCGGGAAAAGGAGATAAACCTGTTCGATACCCTGGCCCGCCGACCCGAAAGCTACCACCGGAATATTCCGAAGCCGGGCGATCAAAGCGCATCCCAGGGCAAGAGCATCCACGAGATGGTGGTCTCCAAGGAAGAGGGCCTGCAGAACATCCTGTTCTACGACTCCTTCCGCCGGGTAGGCCTGGTGGACCACCTGCTGGGGCCGGAGACGGACCTGGAATCATTTTACCGCAACTGCCACCGGGAGCAGGAGCCGGGCTTAAACGGTGCATGGGTTCATGAGACAAACAGGGAAGCGGAACGGGCCACGGTGGAACTCACAAAAATAATAAACGATCTGACCGTCGTCAAGAAGATCGTCTTCGGGACCGGGCCGTCATTCAGGATAGAATACAGCTGGATGAACTGCGGTCTTAAGGAAATGGAGATCTGGCCGGGGATAGAGTTCAACTTCGGCCTGCTGTCTTCGGGTTTCGGGCGGCACTGCCGGAGCGCCAGCCAGATACTGTCCACCGAAGCCCTCAATGTCCGGGCCCAGGATCAGGATATTTCCCAGCTCTCGGTGATTGACGGATACCGCAACCTTTCCGTCGACTTTGACCTGGACCAGGCCTGGGATCTCTGGCGTTTTCCGGTGGAGACCGTCTCCCAGTCGGAATCTGGGCTGGAGCGGAACTACCAGTGCTCGTGTTTTTTATGGAATAAAAGGATAAAACTTTTGCCGGACCGGCCGCAAACATTAATTTTCACACTGGAACATAAGGCAATTTGA
- a CDS encoding DegT/DnrJ/EryC1/StrS family aminotransferase, whose amino-acid sequence MTKVEFLDLPAQYQSIKPEIDAAMAAVVSTGGFVLGKTVADLEQSVAKFAGAKYGIGVNSGTDALYLLLKAAGVKAGDEVITTPFTFIATAEVVCWLDAKPVFADIRPDTLNIDPKKIEAAITPRTKAVIPVHLYGQAAEMDQIKALAQKHNLKIIEDCAQSLGASYRGRQTGSLGHLAAFSFYPTKNLGAYGDGGLVLTDDEALYNEVKMLRQHGQDKKYHHAKLGMNSRLDALQAAVLLVKLKHLDKWNQRRRELAARYTSAFTGIAGITPPVSLDHNVHIYHQYTIRAKDRGALEERLTKQGIPYAIHYPIALHLQPAFEFLGLKEGSLPEAELAAKEVLSLPIYPEMKEEQQDAVIAAVKGH is encoded by the coding sequence ATGACAAAAGTTGAATTCCTGGACCTGCCCGCCCAGTACCAAAGCATCAAGCCCGAGATAGACGCCGCCATGGCCGCCGTGGTCTCTACCGGCGGCTTTGTGCTGGGCAAGACCGTGGCCGACCTCGAGCAGTCGGTGGCTAAATTTGCGGGCGCCAAATACGGCATCGGGGTGAACTCCGGCACCGACGCCCTGTACCTTTTGCTAAAAGCCGCCGGGGTCAAGGCCGGGGATGAGGTCATCACCACGCCCTTCACCTTCATCGCCACCGCCGAGGTGGTCTGCTGGCTTGACGCCAAACCGGTGTTCGCCGACATCCGCCCGGACACGTTGAACATCGACCCCAAAAAGATAGAGGCCGCCATCACCCCGCGCACCAAGGCCGTCATCCCGGTCCACCTGTACGGCCAGGCGGCGGAGATGGACCAGATCAAGGCCCTGGCCCAAAAGCACAACCTGAAGATCATCGAGGACTGCGCTCAGAGCCTGGGGGCATCTTACCGCGGCAGGCAGACCGGATCCCTGGGCCACCTGGCCGCCTTCAGTTTTTACCCCACCAAGAACCTGGGCGCCTACGGCGACGGCGGCCTGGTGCTGACCGATGACGAGGCGCTGTATAATGAAGTGAAAATGCTGCGCCAGCACGGCCAGGACAAGAAGTATCACCACGCCAAGCTGGGGATGAACTCCCGGCTGGATGCATTGCAGGCCGCGGTTCTTTTGGTCAAACTGAAACACCTGGACAAATGGAACCAGAGGCGCCGGGAGCTGGCCGCCCGTTATACGTCCGCTTTCACCGGTATCGCCGGCATCACGCCGCCGGTTTCCCTGGACCACAACGTTCACATCTATCACCAGTACACCATCAGGGCCAAGGACCGGGGAGCATTGGAGGAGCGCCTTACCAAGCAGGGCATCCCTTACGCCATTCACTATCCCATCGCGCTGCACCTGCAGCCGGCCTTTGAGTTCCTGGGCCTTAAGGAAGGTTCTCTGCCGGAGGCCGAGTTGGCGGCTAAAGAAGTGCTGTCCCTGCCCATCTATCCCGAGATGAAGGAAGAACAGCAGGATGCGGTGATCGCAGCAGTGAAGGGGCATTAA
- a CDS encoding nucleotidyltransferase domain-containing protein has translation MEKNNKNGADFKNTIDLIVKKIRPQKIILFGSRADRKNKEWSDYDICLLKAGVVNKRKMAQDIYKML, from the coding sequence ATGGAGAAAAACAATAAAAACGGCGCGGATTTTAAGAACACCATTGATCTCATTGTAAAAAAGATCCGGCCCCAAAAAATAATCCTTTTCGGCTCCAGGGCTGACCGCAAGAACAAGGAATGGAGCGATTATGACATTTGCCTGCTTAAAGCCGGAGTTGTCAATAAGCGGAAAATGGCCCAAGATATATACAAAATGCTATGA
- a CDS encoding PD-(D/E)XK nuclease family protein — translation MAELYIFNDKVDSVFQLLGQKENDISYSVGFTFANCNQFLQKFLQRINIKAPFQPNKIKIRLQAHEKEKGFTDFEIIQEKEFHIIIEAKRGWTFPTEGQLDKYASRPSFKYSSAEDKRIIVINESIPAFTKTHFITTNIQSISVEVVSWKDIQQLASASKSIGRDAENRILKELNTYLNKISSMQKIDSNWVYVVSLGSGMPERGNILWQDIVNKDLKYFHPVGGGRGGWPAEPPNYIAFRYGGILQSIHHIDKYEVFTDPSLHFKTIAKQTWDKPHYLYHLGPAIKPTHEVKAGKKMVRSIRVWAMLDLLLTSQTIQEARDKSKDRAPATILP, via the coding sequence ATGGCAGAACTTTACATATTTAACGACAAGGTTGACAGTGTTTTTCAACTTCTTGGGCAAAAGGAAAACGACATTTCATATAGTGTTGGCTTTACCTTTGCTAATTGCAACCAGTTTTTGCAAAAGTTTCTTCAACGCATAAACATCAAGGCACCCTTCCAGCCTAACAAAATAAAAATACGACTTCAGGCCCACGAAAAAGAAAAAGGCTTTACTGATTTTGAAATAATCCAAGAAAAAGAATTTCATATAATTATAGAAGCAAAGCGTGGTTGGACTTTTCCGACAGAAGGACAACTCGATAAATATGCTTCAAGACCTTCATTTAAATACTCATCTGCGGAAGACAAGCGTATTATTGTTATTAATGAAAGCATCCCTGCATTTACAAAGACGCATTTCATAACAACAAATATTCAATCAATTTCAGTTGAAGTAGTTTCTTGGAAAGACATTCAGCAATTAGCATCTGCGTCAAAATCAATCGGGCGTGATGCTGAAAATAGAATTTTAAAAGAACTAAATACTTACCTTAACAAAATAAGCAGTATGCAAAAAATAGATAGTAATTGGGTTTATGTTGTTTCCCTTGGTAGTGGTATGCCAGAGAGGGGGAACATTTTATGGCAGGATATAGTTAATAAGGATTTAAAATACTTTCATCCTGTTGGCGGAGGAAGAGGCGGTTGGCCAGCGGAACCCCCCAACTACATTGCCTTTCGATACGGCGGCATACTTCAATCAATTCATCACATTGACAAATATGAAGTATTTACGGACCCTTCATTGCATTTTAAAACAATTGCAAAACAAACTTGGGATAAACCTCATTATTTATACCATTTAGGACCTGCAATCAAACCCACACACGAAGTAAAAGCAGGAAAGAAAATGGTTAGGAGTATAAGAGTTTGGGCAATGTTAGATCTACTGCTGACAAGTCAAACAATACAAGAAGCAAGGGACAAGTCGAAAGATAGAGCCCCAGCTACTATACTTCCTTGA
- the rplM gene encoding 50S ribosomal protein L13 yields the protein MKTYVAKKGELDQKWFLVDASGIPLGRLASKVAHVLRGKGKPQYTPNLDCGDHVVIVNAAKVRLTGSKLQNKTLKRHSGFQGGLRTDKYQDLMVQRPEKVIELAVKGMLPKTTLARSNFSKLHVYAGDEHPHAAQGPKAVTL from the coding sequence ATGAAGACCTATGTAGCCAAAAAGGGCGAACTGGATCAAAAATGGTTTCTGGTCGATGCCAGCGGGATCCCGCTGGGGCGGCTGGCATCCAAGGTGGCCCATGTGCTGCGGGGCAAGGGCAAGCCGCAATATACCCCCAATCTGGACTGCGGCGATCACGTGGTGATCGTCAACGCGGCCAAGGTGCGGCTGACCGGCAGCAAACTGCAGAACAAGACGCTTAAGCGCCACAGCGGTTTTCAGGGCGGCCTGCGGACCGACAAGTACCAGGACCTGATGGTTCAGCGGCCGGAGAAGGTGATAGAACTGGCGGTCAAGGGTATGCTGCCCAAGACCACCCTGGCCCGCTCCAATTTCAGCAAACTGCATGTCTACGCCGGGGACGAGCATCCCCACGCCGCCCAGGGCCCCAAGGCAGTGACCCTGTAA
- the rpsI gene encoding 30S ribosomal protein S9: protein MDQAVFKATGRRKRSVAQVKMVPGQGKIIINERTCEDYLCRPTLVMQVKRPFELTATVGKYDITAKVDGGGIAGQAGALTLGISRALLLASQEMRPPLKSNGLLTRDPREKERKKYGQKKARKRFQFSKR from the coding sequence ATGGACCAGGCTGTTTTCAAAGCAACCGGAAGACGCAAACGTTCGGTGGCCCAGGTTAAAATGGTTCCCGGCCAGGGGAAGATCATCATCAACGAGAGGACCTGCGAGGATTACCTTTGCCGGCCCACCTTGGTGATGCAGGTCAAGCGGCCCTTTGAGCTGACCGCTACCGTAGGCAAGTACGACATCACTGCCAAGGTGGACGGCGGAGGCATAGCCGGCCAGGCCGGAGCCCTTACTTTGGGCATCTCCCGGGCCCTGCTGTTGGCCTCCCAGGAAATGCGGCCACCGCTTAAATCCAACGGCCTGCTGACCCGCGATCCCCGGGAAAAAGAGCGCAAGAAATACGGACAGAAAAAGGCCCGCAAGCGCTTCCAGTTCTCCAAGCGTTAA
- a CDS encoding HPr family phosphocarrier protein → MQERSFTIVNRLGMHARPSALFVKTAGKFKSKVWARKDETEVNGKSIMGVMMLAAEPGSTLTVRAEGEDEALVLEALGKLIADKFNED, encoded by the coding sequence ATGCAGGAAAGATCTTTCACCATCGTCAACCGTTTGGGAATGCACGCCCGGCCCTCGGCCCTGTTCGTCAAGACAGCCGGGAAATTCAAATCCAAGGTCTGGGCCCGCAAGGACGAGACCGAGGTCAACGGCAAGAGCATCATGGGGGTGATGATGCTGGCGGCCGAGCCCGGTTCCACCCTTACCGTCCGGGCCGAGGGCGAGGACGAAGCCCTGGTGCTGGAGGCTCTGGGCAAGCTGATAGCCGATAAATTCAACGAGGATTAA
- a CDS encoding replication-associated recombination protein A, whose product MNKKQTDIFPQADVPQANVPLADRMRPRTLDEVVGQEHLIGPGKVLRNLIESGQIPSLIFWGPPGSGKTTLARVLANTVQANFVEFSAVTSGIKEIKEVIKEAEQKRAVRGARTILFVDEIHRFNKAQQDAFLPHVEKGTVVLIGATTENPSFEVISALLSRSKVLILKGLEAAHILSILQRAINSELGLKPLQVTAESDALEFISQACQGDARTALNALEIAVSMAKPDASGRLTVTLHLAEEAMQKKSLLYDKAGEEHYNLISALHKSLRDSDPDGSLYWLARMLASGEDPLYVARRMIRFAAEDIGLADPNALLIANQAKDTYHFLGSPEGELALAQACLYLALAPKSNSVYKAYGAVQREIEQSGAMPVPLVIRNAVTKLMKEVGYGAGYRYAHDEPDAKVDQQHLPDEIKNKKFYSPSDRGWEGRKKKEREGN is encoded by the coding sequence ATGAACAAAAAACAAACCGACATATTCCCCCAGGCTGACGTTCCCCAGGCCAACGTCCCCCTGGCCGACCGGATGCGGCCCCGCACCTTGGACGAGGTGGTGGGCCAGGAGCACCTGATCGGGCCGGGCAAGGTGCTTAGGAATCTTATAGAGTCCGGGCAGATCCCCTCGCTTATCTTCTGGGGGCCGCCAGGCTCGGGCAAGACCACTTTGGCCCGGGTGCTGGCCAACACCGTCCAGGCCAACTTCGTGGAGTTCTCGGCGGTGACCTCGGGCATCAAGGAGATCAAGGAGGTCATCAAGGAGGCCGAGCAGAAGCGGGCGGTGCGGGGCGCGCGCACCATCCTCTTCGTGGACGAGATCCACCGCTTCAATAAGGCCCAGCAGGACGCCTTTCTGCCCCACGTGGAAAAGGGCACGGTGGTGCTTATCGGGGCCACCACCGAGAACCCCTCGTTCGAGGTGATCTCGGCCTTGCTGTCCCGTTCCAAAGTGCTGATACTGAAGGGGCTGGAGGCTGCCCACATACTTTCGATATTGCAGAGAGCGATCAACAGCGAACTCGGCCTCAAACCCCTTCAAGTGACCGCTGAGTCCGATGCTCTGGAGTTCATCTCCCAGGCCTGCCAGGGCGACGCCCGCACCGCGCTCAATGCATTGGAGATCGCTGTCTCCATGGCCAAGCCCGATGCTTCCGGGAGGCTGACAGTGACACTGCACCTGGCCGAGGAGGCCATGCAAAAGAAATCCCTGCTCTACGACAAGGCCGGGGAGGAGCACTACAACCTGATCTCGGCCCTGCACAAGTCCCTGCGCGACTCCGACCCCGACGGATCGCTGTACTGGCTGGCCCGGATGCTGGCCTCGGGCGAAGATCCGCTTTACGTGGCCCGGCGGATGATCCGCTTTGCCGCCGAGGACATCGGCCTGGCCGACCCCAATGCCCTGCTGATAGCCAACCAGGCCAAGGACACTTATCACTTCCTGGGCTCCCCCGAGGGCGAGCTGGCTTTGGCCCAGGCCTGCCTTTATTTAGCCCTGGCTCCCAAGAGCAACTCGGTCTACAAGGCCTACGGCGCGGTGCAGCGGGAGATCGAACAAAGCGGGGCCATGCCGGTGCCGCTGGTGATCCGCAACGCGGTCACCAAGCTGATGAAGGAGGTGGGTTACGGGGCCGGTTACCGTTACGCCCACGACGAACCGGACGCCAAGGTGGACCAGCAGCACCTGCCGGACGAGATCAAAAATAAGAAATTCTATTCCCCCTCCGACCGGGGCTGGGAGGGCCGGAAGAAAAAAGAGCGGGAAGGGAATTGA
- a CDS encoding M6 family metalloprotease domain-containing protein, protein MKLKNILMALCLLAVAAVSFAMPPFQGIQEPEALKVMRLQGMDSPLRGHERELSLKSKSAKISGSRSYPVVMGYFTDLAATNTQADFQNLLFNTGTQVKSVNNYYRDMSYNAMSCSGAVDIWRTSNNTVSYYGGGNYGMNGGTTANTYEFIKKVLAHADSFVDFSTGYDQNDDGYVDVLWVVHAGKGAEETGSVNNIWSHSFYLSGYGSGATYYTTNDPWPGHAGQYMKIDDYIIMPERTNYADGNAGNTEQIGCGVFCHEFGHAIGLPDLYDTDAYGYGSGSGLGNWSLMAGGSWGGNGITNARPAALDVWARRFLGWASPALVTNDNLYTVNGIMATATGSSYKLARLGSDTTKQFWLIENRYELGMGPVSSVRWDSLLLSTSPGGLAIYHIDSTYTTTTYLSNNTVNNKYTSGGVARPYGVAMEETDMTTAGYSSELWNGSSSDAADIWMSSTQASFDSNGTAYPVTYLNGTSSTTGGSHTMTAIRAIPAGSAAMACSMFVAVPTGVEGQPQAGPMPEAFVLGNSYPNPAKGQITFSYQLPKAGRASLEIYNMLGQTVQKFDLGFKPAGTHSLNWNTSQQVQGVYFYRLQSGDYSSTKKLVVVK, encoded by the coding sequence ATGAAACTGAAGAATATTCTTATGGCGCTGTGTCTGCTGGCTGTGGCCGCGGTCTCCTTCGCCATGCCGCCGTTTCAGGGCATTCAGGAACCCGAAGCCTTGAAGGTTATGCGTCTGCAGGGAATGGACAGCCCCCTGCGCGGACATGAAAGGGAACTGAGCCTCAAATCCAAATCGGCCAAGATCTCCGGCAGCCGCAGCTACCCAGTGGTGATGGGCTACTTCACCGACCTGGCGGCTACCAACACCCAGGCCGACTTTCAGAACCTGCTGTTCAACACCGGGACTCAGGTCAAATCCGTCAACAACTACTACCGCGACATGTCTTACAACGCCATGAGCTGTTCGGGTGCTGTTGATATCTGGCGCACCAGCAACAATACGGTTTCTTATTATGGCGGCGGGAATTACGGGATGAACGGTGGAACTACCGCCAACACATACGAGTTCATTAAAAAAGTGCTGGCCCATGCCGACTCTTTCGTGGATTTTTCCACCGGTTATGACCAGAACGACGACGGTTATGTGGATGTCCTGTGGGTGGTCCATGCCGGCAAGGGTGCGGAGGAGACAGGCAGCGTCAACAATATTTGGTCACATAGTTTTTACTTGTCAGGTTATGGCAGTGGTGCCACCTATTATACCACCAACGATCCATGGCCGGGTCACGCCGGGCAGTATATGAAGATTGACGATTACATCATCATGCCGGAGCGCACCAATTATGCCGACGGGAATGCAGGTAATACCGAGCAAATAGGCTGCGGAGTATTCTGCCATGAGTTCGGCCATGCCATTGGACTGCCGGATCTCTATGATACCGATGCCTATGGTTATGGTTCCGGCTCCGGCCTGGGCAACTGGTCTTTGATGGCCGGCGGTTCCTGGGGCGGAAACGGCATCACCAACGCTCGGCCGGCGGCGTTGGATGTCTGGGCCCGGCGCTTTCTGGGCTGGGCTAGTCCCGCTCTGGTGACCAACGACAACCTTTACACTGTAAACGGAATCATGGCCACGGCCACGGGCAGCAGCTACAAGCTGGCCAGGCTAGGGTCCGACACTACTAAACAATTCTGGCTGATTGAGAACCGCTACGAACTGGGGATGGGTCCGGTCAGCAGCGTCCGCTGGGATTCCCTGCTTCTGTCCACTTCTCCGGGCGGCCTGGCCATCTACCACATAGACAGCACCTATACCACCACCACCTACCTTTCCAACAACACCGTCAACAATAAGTATACCAGCGGCGGCGTGGCCCGGCCCTATGGCGTGGCCATGGAGGAGACCGACATGACCACTGCCGGGTATTCTTCGGAACTGTGGAACGGCAGCAGCAGCGACGCTGCAGATATTTGGATGTCATCCACCCAGGCCAGCTTCGACAGCAACGGCACTGCCTATCCGGTCACCTACCTCAACGGTACTTCATCGACCACCGGAGGGTCCCACACCATGACCGCTATCCGGGCCATCCCGGCCGGCTCGGCCGCCATGGCTTGCAGCATGTTCGTAGCCGTTCCCACCGGGGTGGAGGGCCAGCCCCAGGCCGGACCGATGCCGGAGGCCTTCGTTCTCGGCAACTCATATCCCAACCCGGCCAAAGGCCAGATTACTTTCAGTTATCAATTACCCAAAGCCGGACGGGCCAGTTTGGAAATATACAATATGCTGGGACAAACTGTACAGAAGTTCGACCTGGGATTTAAGCCCGCCGGAACACACAGCCTGAATTGGAATACATCGCAACAGGTCCAGGGTGTATATTTCTACCGCCTTCAGTCTGGTGATTACAGCAGTACCAAGAAATTGGTGGTGGTGAAATAA
- the ptsP gene encoding phosphoenolpyruvate--protein phosphotransferase translates to MNAEFRISGLPASPGIAIGRAFVYRKAAVTAVKYRVSDTGRELEKFKAGLIRAKAEFSELKQQIVLRMGEEAAAIWDAQLLMLDDPETFEGTARRIKEQRQDAASSFKEVMEEVAQGMQNSSNAYLKERSADIRDMIWRVIKHIEAQSTLPMQELPKDAIVLAHELSPADTALMTHKKILGFITESGGKTSHTAIVARSLEIPAVVGAPDLMLKAASGLPVILDGARGLAIFNPGPQTLELYREEQKVFLKHLANLKRLRRQKAVTKDGHQVELSANIEMPEETASVLSHGAKGVGLYRTEFLFLTSDHLPTEEEQYQVYRRVAEKLSPDPVIFRTFDLGGDKLDNKTGPLSEANPFMGWRAIRFCLDRPEIFKPQLRAILRASAHGQVKIMLPMICCLSEVISAKQMIAEVKDELKAQGHKFDPGCQLGIMVETPSAALTSRQLAREVDFFSIGSNDLTQYTLAVDRSNQKVAGLYDPFNPAVLRLIREVSEQGHRAGIWVGMCGEMCADPLAMPLLLGLGLDEFSMNPASVPEIKRMIMNLSVDECRKVAARVMEEPDPMVIRRLLFDFVVNILPDLKLAGQICSLERN, encoded by the coding sequence GTGAACGCCGAATTCAGGATCAGCGGCCTGCCGGCCTCTCCGGGCATAGCCATCGGCCGGGCCTTCGTCTACCGCAAGGCGGCCGTCACGGCCGTCAAATACCGGGTCAGCGACACCGGGCGGGAGCTGGAGAAATTCAAGGCCGGACTGATCCGGGCCAAGGCCGAATTCTCCGAACTGAAACAGCAGATCGTGCTGCGGATGGGGGAGGAGGCGGCCGCCATCTGGGACGCCCAGCTTTTAATGCTGGACGATCCCGAGACCTTCGAAGGCACGGCCCGCCGGATCAAGGAACAGCGGCAGGACGCCGCCTCGTCGTTCAAGGAAGTGATGGAGGAGGTGGCCCAGGGCATGCAGAACTCCAGCAACGCTTACCTCAAGGAAAGGTCGGCCGACATCCGGGACATGATCTGGCGGGTGATCAAACACATCGAGGCCCAAAGCACCCTGCCGATGCAGGAGCTGCCGAAGGACGCCATAGTGCTGGCCCACGAGCTTTCTCCGGCCGACACCGCTTTGATGACCCATAAAAAAATACTGGGCTTCATCACCGAGTCCGGGGGAAAGACCTCCCATACCGCCATCGTGGCCCGCAGCCTGGAGATCCCGGCGGTGGTGGGCGCTCCGGACCTGATGCTGAAGGCCGCATCCGGCCTGCCGGTGATACTGGACGGAGCACGGGGGTTGGCCATATTCAATCCCGGCCCCCAAACCCTGGAACTTTACCGCGAGGAACAGAAGGTTTTCTTAAAGCACCTGGCCAACCTCAAGCGCCTGCGCCGCCAGAAGGCGGTGACCAAGGACGGCCACCAGGTGGAGCTTTCGGCCAACATCGAGATGCCGGAGGAGACCGCCTCGGTGCTTTCCCACGGAGCCAAGGGAGTGGGCCTTTACCGCACCGAATTCCTGTTCCTGACCTCGGACCATCTGCCCACCGAGGAGGAGCAGTACCAGGTCTACCGCCGGGTGGCGGAAAAACTCAGTCCCGATCCCGTGATCTTCCGGACCTTTGACCTGGGCGGCGACAAGCTGGACAACAAGACCGGACCATTAAGCGAGGCCAATCCCTTCATGGGATGGCGGGCCATCAGGTTCTGCCTGGACCGGCCCGAGATATTCAAGCCCCAGCTTAGGGCCATCCTCCGGGCCTCGGCCCACGGCCAGGTCAAGATCATGCTGCCCATGATCTGCTGCCTGTCCGAGGTCATCAGCGCCAAGCAGATGATCGCCGAGGTCAAGGACGAGCTGAAGGCTCAGGGGCACAAGTTCGATCCCGGCTGCCAGCTGGGGATAATGGTGGAGACACCCTCGGCCGCGTTGACCTCGCGCCAGCTGGCCAGGGAGGTGGATTTCTTCAGCATCGGTTCCAACGATCTGACCCAGTACACCCTGGCGGTGGACCGCAGCAACCAGAAAGTGGCCGGGCTGTACGATCCCTTCAACCCGGCGGTGCTGCGCCTGATCCGGGAGGTCTCGGAACAGGGCCACCGGGCCGGGATCTGGGTGGGGATGTGCGGAGAGATGTGCGCCGATCCGCTGGCCATGCCGCTGCTTTTGGGCCTGGGACTGGACGAGTTCAGCATGAACCCGGCCTCGGTGCCGGAGATAAAAAGGATGATCATGAATTTGAGCGTGGACGAATGCCGCAAGGTGGCGGCCAGGGTGATGGAGGAGCCGGATCCCATGGTCATCCGCCGGCTGTTGTTTGATTTTGTGGTCAATATCCTGCCGGACCTGAAACTGGCCGGGCAGATATGCTCGCTGGAGAGAAACTGA